The following proteins are encoded in a genomic region of Sebastes fasciatus isolate fSebFas1 chromosome 14, fSebFas1.pri, whole genome shotgun sequence:
- the smarcal1 gene encoding SWI/SNF-related matrix-associated actin-dependent regulator of chromatin subfamily A-like protein 1 has protein sequence MSNQLTAEQQRQIEENRRRALERRAQRLGQTISSNTSAGFSSTSSVQQVQPFKRTAASDPATLAHHSSAPAPKRFVPPFKKDFNDYNQGPKHQQSPNTGNQTTLYNSSSTRQIQVIDPLPQPRSQHVSSPVMSSGGSFGVKPAHPKPNFTSNSSGGAVGTFYKQTSKPAQSPAAQLPSSSSTLNAVPAKKPAISVRGRCVAHTEGRFRVEVGYHAELIAVFKSIPSKNYDPATKMWNFSLEDYRQLTEEAAAIASVSLRPLEGMEALDVAEATSRACDGAALGALLKLCNGWQKPGASLQGHCVLVSPTKFEVDVGYNVDVIAAFKQMPTKNYDMKTRKWSFSLQDYKRLLDLLSGIAAVEVEPLPRAVVQAFSARFDGSEARSLDVPEADLSSIDSSLTCSLMPFQREGVNFAVSKQGRLLLADDMGLGKTVQAICIAAYYRKEWPVLVVAPSSVRFTWAEAFRRWLPSLSPDSINVAVKAKDKLRSGLVNIVSYDLLNRMDKQLPGNPFNILIMDESHFLKNMKTARCKAALPLLKAAKRVILLSGTPAMSRPSELYTQILAVRPTLFPRFHEFGMRYCGATQSTWGWDYSGSSNLGELKLLLEESLMLRRLKCDVLSQLPSKQRKVVTVTIDGISTRVKAALSAAAKQLANGNRNKVEEKEALLVFYNHTAEAKLQAIMEYITDMLECGREKFLVFAHHRLVLDHISTELGKKNVSFIRIDGSTPSAERQQLCDTFQYSTNTCVAVLSITAANMGITLHAADLVIFAELFWNPGILVQAEDRVHRIGQTSNVNIHYLVAKGTSDDHLWPMIQEKMNVLEQVGLSESNLSDKAVNASFHSKDPNQRSIMEMFQRSFTADDDIDEAILLEAANDWEDTPPENTSGQHHGVVEQSSGKRSIKDFFSR, from the exons ATGTCTAATCAACTGACTGCAGAACAGCAGCGACAGATTGAGGAGAATAGACGGAGGGCTTTGGAGAGAAGAGCCCAAAGACTTGGACAGACTATCAGCAGCAACACCTCAGCAGGCTTCAGCAGTACTTCTTCAGTGCAGCAGGTTCAGCCCTTTAAACGCACTGCTGCCTCGGATCCTGCCACCCTGGCTCACCACAGCTCAGCTCCTGCACCAAAACGTTTTGTTCCTCCCTTCAAAAAGGACTTCAATGACTATAATCAAGGCCCAAAGCACCAGCAGTCACCTAACACTGGCAATCAGACTACTCTGTATAACTCTTCTTCTACAAGACAG ATACAAGTTATTGACCCACTTCCTCAGCCAAGAAGTCAACATGTGAGCAGCCCTGTCATGTCAAGCGGAGGAAGCTTTGGTGTGAAGCCAGCTCATCCCAAACCTAACTTCACCTCGAATAGCTCTGGTGGTGCAGTCGGCACATTCTACAAGCAAACTAGTAAACCTGCCCAAAGTCCTGCGGCACAGCTTCCCTCCAGTTCATCAACTTTGAATGCTGTACCTGCAAAAAAGCCTGCCATCTCCGTAAGAGGAAGATGTGTAGCTCACACAGAGGGCCGCTTCAGAGTAGAAGTGGGCTACCACGCAGAGCTGATTGCTGTTTTCAAATCCATCCCCTCAAAGAATTATG ACCCTGCCACAAAGATGTGGAACTTCAGTCTGGAGGACTATCGACAGCTAA CGGAGGAAGCAGCTGCTATTGCTTCCGTGTCTTTGAGGCCTCTGGAGGGAATGGAGGCATTGGACGTTGCAGAAGCCACCAGCCGAGCTTGTGACGGTGCGGCACTGGGGGCGCTGCTGAAGCTGTGCAACGGCTGGCAGAAACCTGGAGCCAGTCTGCAGGGCCACTGCGTCCTGGTGTCTCCGACTAAGTTTGAGGTCGACGTCGGTTACAATGTCGACGTCATTGCAGCATTCAAGCAGATGCCCACAAAGAACTATG ACATGAAAACGAGAAAGTGGAGCTTTTCACTTCAGGATTACAAGAGACTCT TGGATCTCCTCAGTGGGATAGCAGCAGTGGAGGTGGAGCCTCTGCCCAGGGCGGTAGTCCAGGCTTTCTCTGCCAGGTTTGACGGGAGCGAAGCCAGGTCTTTAGACGTCCCTGAGGCAGACCTCTCCAGCATCGACTCCTCGCTTACCTGCAGCCTCATGCCCTTCCAGAGGGAGGGAGTCAA TTTTGCAGTGTCTAAACAAGGCCGCCTCCTCCTGGCTGATGACATGGGCCTGGGAAAGACGGTGCAGGCCATCTGTATAGCAGCCTATTACAGGAAAGAGTGGCCTGTGCTGGTGGTGGCTCCCTCCTCTGTGCGATTCACCTGGGCCgag GCCTTCAGACGCTGGCTCCCCTCCCTGAGTCCTGACAGCATCAACGTGGCGGTGAAGGCCAAAGACAAACTTCGGTCCGGTTTGGTCAATATCGTCAGCTACGACCTGTTGAACAGGATGGACAAGCAGCTGCCAGGAAACCCCTTCAATATTCTCATCATG GATGAATCCCACTTTCTGAAGAACATGAAGACCGCTCGTTGTAAAGCAGCCTTACCTCTGCTGAAG GCAGCAAAGAGAGTGATTCTTCTGTCTGGGACCCCTGCCATGTCCAGACCCTCTGAGCTCTACACCCAGATCCTGGCTGTCAGACCTACGCTCTTCCCTCGCTTCCATGAGTTCGGGATGCGCTACTGCGGTGCCACACAG TCGACTTGGGGGTGGGACTACTCGGGCTCATCTAACCTCGGGGAGTTGAAGCTGTTGCTGGAGGAGAGTCTGATGTTGCGCCGCCTCAAGTGCGACGTCCTCTCCCAGCTTCCTTCTAAACAACGCAAGGTTGTCACAGTGACCATAGATGGTATCAGCACACGCGTAAAAGCTGCTTTGTCAGCTGCTGCCAAGCAGTTGGCCAACGGAAACCGCAAT AAAGTGGAAGAGAAGGAAGCCCTCCTCGTCTTTTATAACCACACAGCTGAAGCCAAGCTGCAAGCCATTAT GGAGTACATCACAGACATGCTGGAGTGTGGGAGGGAGAAGTTTCTAGTGTTCGCCCATCATAGGCTAGTCCTTGATCATATCTCCACCGAACTGGGAAAAAAG AATGTCAGTTTCATCCGTATTGACGGGTCCACTCCTTCAGCTGAACGACAGCAGCTGTGTGACACGTTCCAGTACTCAACCAACACCTGCGTGGCTGTGCTGTCCATCACTGCAGCTAACATGGGCATCACCCTGCACGCTGCCGACCTGGTGATCTTCGCTGAGCTTTTCTGGAACCCCGGG ATTCTCGTTCAGGCAGAGGATAGGGTGCACCGCATTGGACAAACCAGCAATGTGAACATTCACTACCTGGTTGCCAAGGGAACTTCTGATGATCACCTGTG GCCAATGATCCAGGAAAAAATGAATGTCTTGGAGCAAGTGGGTCTGTCGGAGTCAAACCTCTCAGACAAAGCAGTGAACGCCAGCTTCCACTCTAAG GACCCTAACCAGAGGAGCATCATGGAGATGTTCCAGAGGTCTTTCACTGCAGATGACGACATAGACGAAGCCATTTTACTGGAGGCTGCAAACGACTGGGAGGACACCCCGCCTGAAAACACTTCTGGTCAACACCACGGCGTGGTCGAACAAAGCTCCGGCAAACGGAGCATCAAAGACTTTTTCAGCAGATGA